A single region of the Chryseobacterium culicis genome encodes:
- a CDS encoding YceI family protein, translated as MKKISVIALVGVGLLLASCNKGKSADTAATGQEQTVAESKGETLAVDTVTSIVNWKAFHKGGMAPRWGTLAVKSGDISVDGGQVSAGNFIIDMNSIKVDPASVTEKDKKPADLEGHLKNPDFFDVAKNPTSDFKITSVTDLKEAPKDAVAGANKTVSGNLTLSGKTMNVTFPAKVDVAENTAAIQAKFTVNRADWGIKFGTSEADPAEWMISKDIEIAIDVKAKK; from the coding sequence ATGAAAAAAATTAGCGTAATTGCATTAGTTGGAGTAGGATTGCTTTTAGCATCATGTAATAAAGGGAAATCTGCAGATACTGCTGCTACTGGTCAGGAGCAAACAGTTGCAGAGAGCAAAGGAGAAACATTGGCAGTAGATACTGTAACTTCTATCGTAAACTGGAAAGCTTTCCACAAAGGAGGTATGGCTCCTCGTTGGGGAACACTTGCTGTAAAATCAGGAGATATCAGTGTTGATGGAGGTCAGGTTTCTGCAGGAAACTTTATTATTGATATGAACTCAATCAAAGTAGATCCGGCTTCAGTAACAGAAAAAGATAAAAAACCTGCAGATCTTGAAGGTCACCTTAAAAATCCTGATTTCTTTGATGTAGCGAAAAACCCTACTTCTGATTTCAAAATTACAAGTGTTACAGATTTGAAAGAAGCACCAAAAGATGCTGTAGCAGGAGCTAATAAAACGGTAAGCGGAAACCTTACATTATCAGGAAAAACAATGAATGTTACTTTCCCTGCTAAAGTAGATGTAGCAGAAAATACAGCAGCTATTCAGGCTAAATTTACGGTAAACAGAGCAGACTGGGGAATCAAATTCGGTACTTCTGAAGCAGATCCTGCAGAATGGATGATCAGCAAAGATATCGAGATTGCGATCGACGTAAAAGCTAAAAAATAA
- a CDS encoding SDR family NAD(P)-dependent oxidoreductase has protein sequence MNTKTNIALVTGGSRGLGKNSALKIAQKGLDVIITYRSNKEEAEAVVNEIKSMGRNAVAFQLDTKDLKSFDAFVKNVTDHLQESTGSPHIDFLINNAGTALYSPITEVTEEQLDDVVDIHFKGVFFLTQKLLPFMNDGGGIINVSSGLARFATPGSSIYGSIKAGVEMLTKYMAKELGSRKIKANVVAPGAIETDFGGGRVRDNEEINAMVAGATALGRVGLPDDIGGVVAFLCTEDARWINGQRIEVSGGMFL, from the coding sequence ATGAACACAAAAACAAATATCGCACTGGTAACCGGAGGAAGCCGTGGATTGGGGAAAAACTCAGCACTTAAAATTGCTCAAAAAGGATTAGACGTTATTATTACTTACAGAAGCAACAAAGAAGAAGCAGAAGCTGTTGTGAATGAGATAAAATCAATGGGAAGGAATGCTGTGGCATTTCAACTGGATACAAAAGACCTGAAAAGTTTTGATGCCTTTGTAAAAAATGTAACAGATCATTTGCAGGAAAGCACAGGAAGTCCTCATATTGATTTTCTTATCAATAATGCAGGAACGGCCCTATATTCACCAATTACGGAAGTAACGGAAGAACAGCTGGACGATGTGGTGGATATTCACTTTAAAGGAGTATTTTTCCTGACTCAAAAATTATTACCATTTATGAATGATGGAGGAGGGATTATCAATGTCTCTTCAGGACTGGCCAGATTTGCAACACCAGGTTCTTCCATTTATGGGTCAATTAAAGCTGGAGTAGAAATGTTGACAAAATACATGGCTAAAGAGTTAGGTTCAAGGAAAATCAAAGCCAATGTGGTAGCTCCGGGAGCTATTGAAACAGATTTCGGAGGAGGAAGAGTGAGAGATAATGAAGAGATTAATGCTATGGTAGCTGGAGCTACAGCCCTTGGAAGAGTAGGTCTTCCCGATGATATTGGCGGAGTGGTAGCCTTCCTGTGTACAGAAGATGCAAGATGGATCAATGGACAAAGAATTGAAGTTTCAGGAGGAATGTTTTTATAA
- a CDS encoding bacteriocin — protein sequence MELNKGKKLNKKELKSIQGGMLNCMEAIPCTEFPCEAYPPGDIRNCTTISPSCAQKICRP from the coding sequence ATGGAACTTAATAAAGGTAAAAAACTCAACAAAAAAGAACTAAAATCTATTCAAGGAGGAATGCTTAACTGTATGGAAGCCATCCCATGTACAGAGTTTCCTTGCGAAGCCTATCCTCCTGGGGATATTAGAAACTGTACCACAATATCTCCAAGCTGCGCTCAAAAAATTTGCAGACCTTAA
- the ychF gene encoding redox-regulated ATPase YchF — MKCGIVGLPNVGKSTLFNCLSNAKAQSANYPFCTIEPNLGTVSVPDQRLFELEKIVKPERVLPAVVEIVDIAGLVKGASKGEGLGNQFLANIRECEAIIHVLRCFDNGNIVHVEGSVDPLRDKEIIDIELQLKDLETVGKAVEKAKKFIKSGKKEDILTYETLQNLQKFLEDGKNAREFATDDFTKSVIAEVQLLTNKPVLYVCNVDENSIKNGNDWIGKIEEMAKNEGAEVVVLAAQIEADINELETFEEREIFLDELGLTEPGVNRLIRKAYDLLKLQTYFTAGVKEVRAWTIGQGWTAPQAAGVIHTDFEKGFIRAEVIKYNDYITYGSEVKIKEAGKLSVEGKEYIVQDGDIMHFRFNV, encoded by the coding sequence ATGAAATGTGGAATCGTAGGCCTGCCGAATGTAGGTAAATCAACTCTTTTTAACTGCTTGAGTAACGCAAAAGCTCAATCAGCAAACTATCCTTTCTGTACAATTGAACCTAACTTAGGAACGGTTTCTGTACCGGATCAAAGATTGTTTGAGCTAGAGAAAATCGTAAAACCTGAGAGAGTTTTACCTGCTGTAGTGGAGATTGTTGATATTGCGGGTCTTGTAAAAGGAGCCAGCAAAGGAGAAGGATTGGGGAACCAGTTCTTAGCAAATATCCGCGAGTGTGAGGCAATCATTCACGTTTTAAGATGTTTTGATAACGGAAATATTGTTCACGTAGAAGGTTCAGTAGATCCATTAAGAGATAAAGAAATTATTGATATCGAACTTCAGTTGAAAGACCTTGAAACAGTAGGGAAAGCAGTTGAGAAAGCTAAGAAATTCATCAAGTCAGGGAAGAAAGAAGATATTCTTACCTACGAAACCCTTCAGAATTTACAAAAATTCCTTGAAGATGGTAAAAATGCAAGAGAATTTGCAACTGATGATTTCACAAAATCAGTTATTGCAGAGGTTCAGTTGCTAACCAACAAACCGGTACTTTACGTTTGTAATGTAGATGAAAATTCTATTAAAAACGGAAATGACTGGATCGGTAAGATTGAAGAAATGGCTAAGAATGAGGGAGCTGAAGTAGTAGTACTAGCTGCACAGATCGAAGCTGACATCAATGAGCTTGAAACTTTTGAAGAAAGAGAAATATTCCTAGATGAACTAGGTCTTACAGAGCCAGGTGTGAATCGTCTGATCAGAAAGGCGTATGACCTTCTGAAACTTCAGACCTATTTTACTGCGGGTGTGAAAGAAGTAAGAGCCTGGACTATCGGACAGGGATGGACAGCTCCACAGGCTGCAGGTGTAATCCACACAGACTTCGAGAAAGGATTTATCCGTGCGGAAGTAATCAAATATAACGATTACATCACTTACGGTTCTGAAGTAAAGATAAAAGAAGCAGGAAAGCTTTCTGTAGAAGGTAAAGAATATATTGTACAGGATGGTGACATCATGCACTTTAGATTCAACGTATAA
- a CDS encoding DUF2867 domain-containing protein produces the protein MKIKKTEFPEKSILSPGKKDFDYMDSFEGELMNKELDITTVGKAFFTSSPKWGKKMFAFRNKLVGLFGLKTGTETENNLTEKGFTCEVGERLGLFQVLDKTHNEIVLGEDDRHLNFRISLLIDKTSKEGNQNSFTISTTVKFHNWWGVLYFLPVRPFHKLMVPAMLKNMIGQLEKKKLYTVKIDIK, from the coding sequence ATGAAGATTAAAAAGACTGAGTTTCCTGAAAAATCCATTTTATCTCCGGGAAAAAAAGATTTCGATTATATGGATAGCTTTGAAGGTGAACTGATGAATAAAGAACTTGATATCACGACAGTTGGAAAAGCTTTCTTTACGAGCAGCCCGAAATGGGGAAAGAAAATGTTTGCTTTCAGAAATAAGTTAGTGGGATTGTTCGGGTTGAAGACCGGAACTGAAACAGAAAATAATCTGACGGAAAAAGGTTTTACATGTGAAGTGGGAGAGCGCCTTGGACTTTTTCAGGTGCTGGATAAAACGCATAATGAAATTGTCCTGGGTGAAGATGACAGACATTTGAATTTCAGAATTTCTCTTTTAATTGACAAAACTAGTAAAGAGGGCAATCAAAACTCGTTTACGATATCCACTACAGTAAAATTTCATAACTGGTGGGGTGTTTTGTACTTTTTACCCGTTCGTCCCTTTCATAAGCTGATGGTACCGGCTATGCTGAAAAATATGATCGGGCAGCTGGAAAAGAAGAAATTGTATACAGTAAAAATTGATATAAAATGA
- the typA gene encoding translational GTPase TypA encodes MQNIRNIAIIAHVDHGKTTLVDKIIHATNIFRENQESGELIMDNNDLERERGITILSKNISVTYKDTKINVIDTPGHADFGGEVERVLKMADGVILLVDAFEGPMPQTRFVLQKALELGLRPLVVINKVDKPNCRPDEVHDKVFDLFFNLEATEEQLDFPTFYGSSKQGWFNTSLEQTEDILPLLDGILQYVPEPKVTEGNLQMQITSLDFSSFLGRIAIGKVTRGEIKESQWIGLAQAEGKIVKGKVKELYVFEGLGKKKVTEVKAGDICAVVGFDAFQIGDSFVDLENPEPLERTAIDEPTLNMTFSINNSPFFGKDGKYVTSNHLKERLTKELEKNLALRVQQTDDANTFLVFGRGILHLSVLIETMRREGYEMTIGQPQVIFKEIDGEKCEPYESLVVDVPEEFASRVIDLATQRKGDLHIMETKGEMQHMEFEIPSRGLIGLRSQMLTATAGEAIMAHRFTEYKPFKGSIPGRNNGVLISKTTGPATEYSIAKLQDRGKFFVDPGEEIYTGMIIGEQNKPGDLVVNIVEAKQLNNMRASGKDKDTGVAPKILFSLEECMEYIQGDEAIEVTPNFIRMRKKILSEEERKRLERSAKA; translated from the coding sequence ATGCAAAACATTAGAAATATTGCGATTATCGCACACGTTGACCACGGAAAGACGACTTTGGTTGACAAGATCATTCACGCTACCAACATTTTCAGAGAAAATCAGGAGAGTGGGGAGTTAATTATGGATAACAACGATCTTGAAAGAGAAAGAGGGATCACGATCTTATCCAAGAATATTTCTGTTACTTATAAAGACACAAAAATTAACGTAATTGATACTCCTGGTCACGCCGATTTTGGTGGAGAAGTAGAAAGAGTATTGAAAATGGCTGATGGAGTTATTTTGTTAGTGGATGCGTTCGAAGGACCAATGCCACAAACAAGATTCGTACTACAGAAAGCATTGGAGTTAGGATTGAGACCATTAGTGGTAATCAATAAAGTAGATAAACCAAACTGCCGTCCTGACGAAGTGCATGATAAAGTATTTGATTTGTTCTTCAACCTTGAAGCTACAGAAGAACAATTGGATTTCCCTACGTTCTATGGATCTTCAAAACAAGGATGGTTCAACACTTCATTAGAACAGACTGAGGATATTTTACCACTATTAGATGGTATTTTACAATATGTTCCTGAGCCGAAAGTAACGGAAGGAAATCTTCAAATGCAGATTACTTCTCTTGACTTCTCTTCTTTCTTAGGAAGAATTGCAATCGGGAAAGTAACAAGAGGTGAGATCAAAGAATCCCAATGGATTGGTCTTGCTCAGGCAGAAGGTAAAATCGTAAAAGGAAAAGTAAAAGAACTTTACGTTTTCGAAGGATTAGGAAAGAAAAAAGTAACTGAAGTAAAAGCAGGAGATATTTGTGCTGTAGTAGGTTTTGATGCTTTCCAGATTGGTGATTCTTTTGTAGATCTTGAAAATCCAGAGCCATTGGAAAGAACTGCAATTGACGAGCCTACTTTGAACATGACGTTCTCTATCAACAATTCACCTTTCTTCGGTAAAGATGGTAAATATGTTACTTCTAACCACCTGAAAGAAAGATTAACAAAAGAATTAGAGAAAAACTTAGCATTAAGAGTTCAGCAGACTGATGATGCAAACACTTTCTTGGTATTCGGTAGAGGTATTCTTCACTTATCTGTTTTGATTGAAACAATGAGAAGAGAAGGATATGAAATGACAATTGGTCAGCCGCAGGTTATCTTCAAAGAAATTGACGGTGAGAAATGTGAGCCTTATGAATCTTTGGTTGTTGATGTTCCTGAAGAATTTGCTTCAAGAGTTATCGACTTGGCAACGCAAAGAAAAGGTGACCTTCATATTATGGAAACTAAAGGTGAAATGCAGCACATGGAGTTCGAAATTCCTTCAAGAGGTTTGATCGGACTACGTTCTCAGATGTTGACAGCTACTGCTGGTGAAGCTATTATGGCACACCGTTTCACAGAATATAAGCCTTTCAAAGGTTCTATCCCAGGAAGAAACAATGGTGTTTTGATCAGCAAAACTACAGGTCCTGCTACAGAATATTCCATTGCAAAACTACAGGATAGAGGTAAGTTCTTCGTTGATCCGGGTGAGGAAATCTACACAGGGATGATCATCGGTGAACAAAACAAACCTGGAGATTTGGTAGTAAACATCGTAGAAGCAAAACAGTTGAACAACATGAGAGCTTCAGGAAAAGATAAAGATACTGGTGTTGCTCCGAAAATCTTATTCTCTCTGGAAGAATGTATGGAATACATCCAAGGTGATGAAGCGATTGAGGTAACTCCAAACTTCATCAGAATGAGAAAGAAAATCCTTTCTGAAGAAGAAAGAAAAAGATTAGAAAGATCTGCAAAAGCATAA
- a CDS encoding glycoside hydrolase family 10 protein has product MRMNKLKLIVLLGVFASYTTSCSVQNNVVKTPSTKNPTKPTNNTNPPKVNPVATKPTTGTAASTEENFRTNLPEIKREFRGAWIASVANINWPSRTDLTVEQQKAEAISMLDMLKDNNFNAAIFQIRPSADALYTSNIEPWSYFLTGETGTAPSPNYDPLQFWIEEAHKRGLELHVWLNPYRAHHTNGGAVNKLSMVNKLSDIVVRLKNGMYWFDPANPKTQGHVSNVVKDIVKRYDIDAVHFDDYFYPYATYNKGADFPDNATWNTYVSNGGTLSRADWRRDNVNKFVERIYKEIHAEKNNVRFGISPFGIWKPGYPAGIVGSSQYDELYADAKLWLNKGWVDYFSPQLYWPIDSKGQSFEALLSWWQSENTMNRHLWPGLNTVEIKVSDRPTEIKNQIAISRNILKNDAGEIHWSIAGLTKNPNMLPTLKNGPYNEKALVPKSPWIKTAPLQTPTLFIADNGSFVQTSWSTKNVADVFLWVLFTQYNGVWQTEILTLDTLSKDIPKSKDGKKLNAVAIKAIDRLGNESDYTARKIK; this is encoded by the coding sequence ATGAGAATGAATAAATTAAAACTTATCGTTTTATTGGGCGTTTTTGCATCTTACACTACCTCATGTTCTGTTCAGAACAATGTTGTAAAAACACCTTCCACAAAGAATCCGACAAAACCAACCAACAATACAAACCCTCCAAAAGTAAATCCGGTAGCTACAAAACCTACAACAGGAACGGCAGCTTCAACGGAAGAAAATTTCAGAACCAACCTTCCGGAAATTAAAAGAGAATTCCGCGGAGCATGGATAGCCAGTGTAGCCAATATCAACTGGCCTTCAAGAACTGATCTTACGGTGGAACAACAGAAAGCAGAAGCGATCAGTATGCTTGATATGCTGAAAGATAATAATTTTAACGCTGCTATTTTCCAGATCAGACCTTCTGCTGACGCACTTTATACAAGTAATATCGAGCCATGGTCTTACTTTCTTACCGGAGAAACAGGAACGGCTCCTTCACCCAACTATGATCCGCTTCAGTTCTGGATTGAAGAAGCTCATAAAAGAGGATTGGAGTTGCATGTCTGGCTAAATCCTTATCGTGCCCATCATACCAATGGTGGTGCCGTGAATAAGCTGTCAATGGTCAATAAACTTTCCGATATTGTTGTAAGACTAAAGAATGGAATGTACTGGTTTGATCCTGCCAATCCCAAAACACAAGGGCACGTATCAAATGTTGTAAAAGATATTGTAAAAAGATATGATATTGATGCTGTTCATTTTGACGATTATTTCTATCCTTATGCAACTTATAATAAAGGTGCGGATTTCCCCGATAATGCAACCTGGAATACCTATGTAAGCAATGGTGGTACATTATCCAGAGCAGATTGGAGAAGAGATAACGTTAATAAATTTGTAGAACGTATCTATAAAGAAATTCACGCAGAAAAAAATAATGTAAGATTTGGGATCAGCCCGTTCGGAATATGGAAGCCTGGATATCCTGCGGGAATTGTAGGATCTTCACAGTATGACGAGCTGTATGCAGATGCTAAATTATGGCTAAATAAAGGTTGGGTAGATTACTTTTCACCACAGCTTTACTGGCCTATTGATTCCAAAGGACAAAGCTTTGAAGCCCTGTTGAGCTGGTGGCAGTCTGAAAATACAATGAATCGTCACTTATGGCCGGGATTGAATACTGTTGAGATTAAAGTGTCTGACCGCCCTACGGAAATCAAAAATCAAATTGCAATTTCGAGAAATATTTTGAAAAATGATGCCGGAGAAATTCACTGGAGTATTGCCGGACTTACCAAAAATCCAAATATGCTTCCAACGCTGAAAAACGGACCCTACAATGAAAAAGCATTAGTTCCGAAGTCTCCATGGATAAAAACTGCTCCGCTTCAGACGCCTACATTATTTATTGCTGATAACGGAAGCTTTGTGCAGACAAGCTGGAGTACAAAAAATGTAGCAGACGTTTTTCTATGGGTACTTTTCACGCAATATAACGGGGTCTGGCAGACAGAAATTTTGACATTGGATACCCTTTCAAAAGATATTCCTAAATCTAAAGACGGTAAAAAACTGAATGCTGTTGCTATTAAAGCGATTGACAGATTAGGAAATGAAAGTGATTATACCGCCAGAAAAATTAAATAA
- a CDS encoding DUF1294 domain-containing protein: MIPFLLIANLITFGVFGFDKWQAKKHQWRISENTLLGLSLIGILGAASGMIIFHHKVSKKSFLVKFFIVVLINLVLFYRLLRH, translated from the coding sequence ATGATCCCTTTTCTGCTGATCGCAAACCTGATTACCTTTGGTGTCTTTGGTTTTGATAAATGGCAAGCCAAAAAACATCAATGGAGGATTTCCGAAAACACTCTGTTAGGACTTTCTCTGATCGGCATCCTGGGAGCCGCATCAGGAATGATTATTTTCCATCATAAAGTTTCCAAAAAATCTTTTCTTGTAAAGTTTTTCATTGTGGTTTTAATTAATCTGGTTCTTTTTTACCGATTGTTAAGGCATTGA
- a CDS encoding helix-turn-helix domain-containing protein, whose amino-acid sequence MEKVAHTSLEDFYKEMAAKLGKDLESIFPKGLHKDIGHFNVFDIAQTIERAKTTSEMPYNRRKYYKISFIKGRNRAEYADKVISIQQNALLFATPKVPYHWVPEDPDQSGSFCVFTEDFFIKDKSYYNLEDLPIFQPGGVPVFEIDNELAEEIESLFKKIKKEIDSDYVFKYDLIRNYVLELIHYGQKLQPASKISASNDASMRVVSLFIELLERQFPIESWEQRLQLKTAKDYADRLAVHVNYLNKRLKESTGKTTTEFISDRITQEAKILLKQTKWNVSEISYALGFEEIAHFSNFFKRKTTFTPLEFRS is encoded by the coding sequence ATGGAAAAAGTAGCACATACTTCACTGGAAGATTTTTATAAAGAGATGGCTGCCAAACTAGGGAAAGATCTTGAAAGTATTTTTCCAAAGGGTCTTCATAAAGACATTGGTCATTTTAATGTTTTTGATATCGCCCAGACCATAGAAAGGGCAAAAACTACTTCTGAAATGCCTTATAACAGAAGGAAGTACTATAAAATAAGCTTTATTAAGGGACGGAACAGAGCAGAATATGCAGATAAAGTAATTTCAATACAACAGAATGCTCTGCTATTTGCAACGCCTAAGGTTCCGTATCATTGGGTACCCGAAGATCCTGATCAGTCGGGAAGTTTCTGTGTTTTTACTGAAGACTTTTTCATTAAAGATAAATCTTACTACAATCTCGAGGATCTCCCTATTTTTCAGCCGGGAGGAGTGCCTGTCTTTGAAATTGATAATGAACTTGCAGAAGAGATTGAAAGTCTTTTTAAAAAGATTAAAAAGGAAATCGACTCAGATTATGTATTTAAATATGATCTGATCAGAAACTATGTTCTGGAGCTGATCCATTACGGACAGAAATTACAGCCGGCATCCAAAATATCGGCTTCAAACGATGCTTCCATGAGAGTGGTTTCTTTGTTTATAGAGCTGTTGGAAAGACAGTTTCCTATTGAATCCTGGGAACAGAGACTGCAATTGAAGACTGCGAAAGATTATGCAGACAGGCTGGCAGTTCATGTTAACTATTTAAATAAAAGATTAAAAGAAAGTACCGGAAAGACCACTACAGAATTTATTTCTGACCGTATTACTCAGGAAGCCAAAATACTCTTAAAACAGACGAAATGGAATGTTTCAGAAATATCATATGCGCTGGGATTTGAGGAGATTGCCCATTTTTCTAATTTCTTTAAAAGGAAAACAACCTTTACTCCATTAGAATTTCGTTCCTGA
- a CDS encoding methionine aminotransferase — translation MIQLPLSKLSNVGTTIFSQMTQLANENEAINLSQGFPDFMPDSELLDHVDHFIKKGFNQYAPLGGMIGLKEEIARKIENSHQAIYHPDSEITVTAGGTQAIFTAIASFIKKEDEVIIFEPAYDCYEPTVELFGGIVKRFEMKAPDYEIDWAVVKNLVSEKTRMIILNNPNNPSGKILKENDIQELIELVKGTSILILSDEVYENIIFDGKEHLSICKYPELKERSLLVASFGKLFHVTGWKVGYCAAPKSLTDEFRKVHQFNVFCVNTPIQLALAEYMKNDEHYTYLNQFFQEKRDFLRKGLAGTSFELLDCEGTYFQAVKYDKISDKNDFDFASELTIRHKVASVPFSSFYKNKLNENVIRLCFAKKQETLEKALENLSKL, via the coding sequence ATGATACAACTTCCTTTGTCAAAACTTTCCAATGTAGGAACTACTATTTTCAGTCAAATGACTCAACTTGCCAATGAAAATGAAGCGATCAATCTGTCTCAGGGATTCCCGGATTTTATGCCCGATTCAGAATTATTAGATCATGTGGATCACTTTATTAAAAAAGGCTTCAACCAATATGCTCCTCTTGGCGGAATGATTGGCCTAAAGGAAGAAATTGCACGAAAAATAGAAAACAGCCATCAGGCCATTTATCATCCGGATTCTGAAATAACAGTTACAGCAGGCGGAACTCAGGCTATTTTCACGGCAATTGCTTCTTTTATTAAAAAAGAGGATGAAGTGATTATTTTCGAACCTGCTTATGACTGTTATGAGCCTACCGTAGAGCTTTTCGGAGGGATTGTAAAACGTTTTGAAATGAAAGCTCCGGATTATGAAATCGACTGGGCTGTAGTAAAAAATCTTGTCAGCGAAAAAACCAGAATGATTATTCTTAATAATCCTAACAATCCTTCAGGGAAAATACTGAAAGAGAATGATATACAAGAACTTATTGAACTCGTAAAGGGAACTTCCATTCTGATTCTGAGCGATGAAGTGTACGAGAATATTATTTTCGACGGAAAAGAACACTTAAGCATTTGTAAATATCCTGAGTTGAAAGAAAGAAGCCTTCTTGTTGCCTCATTTGGAAAGCTTTTCCATGTTACAGGTTGGAAAGTGGGTTATTGTGCTGCACCTAAAAGTTTGACAGACGAATTCAGAAAGGTTCATCAGTTCAATGTATTTTGTGTAAATACACCTATTCAGCTTGCACTGGCAGAATACATGAAAAACGATGAACATTATACTTACCTTAATCAATTTTTCCAGGAAAAACGGGACTTTTTGAGAAAAGGTCTAGCAGGCACTTCATTTGAACTATTGGATTGTGAAGGAACTTATTTCCAGGCGGTAAAGTATGATAAGATTTCTGATAAAAATGACTTTGATTTCGCTTCTGAGCTTACCATCCGTCATAAGGTAGCCAGTGTTCCTTTCTCCTCATTTTATAAAAATAAACTGAATGAGAATGTGATCAGGTTATGCTTTGCCAAGAAACAGGAAACCCTGGAAAAAGCTCTTGAAAATTTATCAAAGTTGTAA
- a CDS encoding ferritin: MNTKRLSTNMEKALSDQMNKEIHASHVFLSYGIWADDKGYQGIANFLYRHAQEERNHSIKFMEYILNRGGKPKVTAIPAPPADPKTLTACFDGVFKHEVDNTTAIYKIVDLSMEEKDWATWNFMQWFVQEQIEEETLAQNLIDKLKIAGGDRATDESLFTLDKTLQEAPNDVPLAQNATGANP; the protein is encoded by the coding sequence ATGAATACTAAAAGACTTTCCACCAACATGGAAAAAGCACTTAGTGACCAGATGAACAAGGAAATTCATGCATCACACGTTTTTTTATCTTATGGAATCTGGGCTGATGACAAAGGCTATCAGGGGATTGCTAACTTTCTTTACCGCCACGCCCAGGAAGAGAGAAATCATTCAATCAAATTCATGGAATATATCTTAAACAGGGGTGGGAAACCAAAGGTAACAGCGATTCCGGCTCCTCCAGCTGATCCTAAAACGCTTACAGCTTGTTTTGACGGGGTTTTCAAACATGAAGTCGATAATACCACCGCCATTTACAAAATTGTAGATCTTTCTATGGAAGAAAAAGACTGGGCAACCTGGAATTTTATGCAATGGTTTGTACAGGAGCAGATTGAAGAGGAAACATTAGCTCAGAATTTAATTGACAAATTGAAAATTGCAGGCGGAGACAGAGCTACTGATGAATCTTTATTTACTTTAGATAAAACTTTACAGGAAGCACCGAATGATGTTCCACTGGCTCAGAATGCTACGGGAGCTAACCCATAA
- a CDS encoding bacteriocin → MKKQHLNNGKKLNKKELKTIQGGVMICSHQGVCAQIHPSCYEPKCRTGEAELRCTDIVGNCVMISLSCMEPKCRFETGIPL, encoded by the coding sequence ATGAAAAAACAACATTTAAACAATGGTAAAAAACTCAATAAAAAAGAGTTGAAAACTATTCAAGGAGGTGTAATGATATGTAGCCATCAAGGTGTTTGTGCACAAATTCATCCATCATGTTATGAGCCCAAGTGTCGAACAGGTGAGGCAGAATTAAGATGTACAGATATAGTTGGCAACTGCGTTATGATCTCCCTAAGTTGTATGGAGCCAAAATGTCGATTCGAAACAGGTATTCCACTTTAA